One genomic segment of Pseudomonas sp. RU47 includes these proteins:
- a CDS encoding TonB-dependent receptor domain-containing protein — protein sequence MKLSRLALPFLLLPSTNAFADTFERDQALKLPDTLISANRQVEARNDSSAANTVFTREDIDRLQPSDVPDLLRRVPGVQVAQAGGRGSLPGIYIRGTQSAQSLVLVDGQRIGSSTSGDSNLQHLNIEQIERVEVLRGSRSVIYGSDAIGGVIQIFTRRGTEQGLQPRMHVGFGSNQTWQRSLGLSGGDEKTRFNLGASLDETAGIDRTHESYPSDGDHDAYRNKSVSLSLSHALTDDIEIGTNLLDNRGKGEFDNPFGRFDMTTFESLQQQPYSDFNVSSVSSYVDARINETWKTRVEFGHTENREKTLDKLSDERTVFNTYRDSVNWQNDLTLDARNSLILGGDWYEDRVNSSTAFDEDSRWNRAAFIQHRYQADSFSTELGLRHDDNQQFGSQNTWSGTFTLPLNPDNDLLLSYSEGFRAPTFNDLYYPDFSNPDLKPETSKSYELQWRSQLTDSSRLEASIYRTDLEDAIIFGSNSRPENVASARINGFEAALKQELFDWQSNLGVSIIDPRDRDTGHTLARRARRTLSWDLDRQFDQVSLGASWQAVSSSYDDKDNTQALGGYALFGLRSGWALNREIKLDLKVDNVFDKGYSRANYSYDGSQYGYREEGRVWMFGVTWTPQL from the coding sequence ATGAAACTCTCGCGCCTCGCCCTGCCCTTTCTTCTGCTGCCATCCACCAACGCTTTCGCCGATACCTTCGAGCGTGATCAGGCACTGAAACTGCCGGACACGCTGATCTCAGCCAACCGCCAGGTCGAGGCCCGCAACGACAGCAGCGCCGCCAACACGGTATTCACCCGCGAAGACATCGACCGCCTGCAACCGAGCGACGTGCCTGATCTGCTGCGGCGCGTACCCGGCGTGCAAGTGGCGCAGGCCGGCGGACGCGGCAGCCTGCCGGGGATCTACATTCGCGGCACGCAGTCGGCGCAGAGTCTGGTTTTGGTCGATGGCCAGCGCATCGGCAGTTCAACGTCCGGCGACAGCAACCTGCAGCATCTGAATATCGAACAGATCGAGCGCGTGGAAGTACTGCGCGGTTCGCGTTCGGTGATTTACGGCAGCGATGCGATTGGCGGGGTGATTCAGATCTTCACCCGACGCGGCACTGAGCAGGGTTTGCAGCCCCGGATGCACGTCGGTTTCGGCAGCAACCAGACTTGGCAGCGCAGCCTCGGCTTGTCCGGCGGCGATGAGAAAACCCGTTTCAACCTCGGCGCCAGCCTGGATGAGACTGCCGGGATTGATCGCACCCATGAGTCGTATCCAAGCGATGGCGATCACGACGCCTACCGCAATAAATCCGTCAGCCTGAGCCTCAGCCATGCACTGACCGATGACATCGAAATCGGCACCAATCTGCTCGATAACCGTGGCAAGGGCGAGTTTGACAACCCGTTCGGCCGCTTCGACATGACCACATTCGAATCGCTCCAGCAGCAGCCCTACAGCGATTTCAACGTCAGCAGTGTCAGCAGTTACGTCGATGCGCGGATCAACGAAACCTGGAAAACCCGCGTCGAGTTCGGCCACACCGAGAATCGCGAGAAAACCCTCGACAAGCTCAGCGACGAACGCACGGTGTTCAACACCTACCGCGATTCGGTGAACTGGCAGAACGACCTGACACTGGACGCACGCAACAGCCTGATCCTCGGCGGCGACTGGTACGAAGACCGGGTCAACAGCAGCACCGCATTCGACGAAGACAGTCGCTGGAACCGCGCCGCGTTTATCCAGCATCGTTATCAAGCCGACAGCTTCTCCACGGAGCTGGGCCTGCGCCATGACGACAATCAACAATTCGGCAGCCAGAACACCTGGAGCGGCACGTTCACCCTGCCACTGAACCCGGACAACGATTTGTTGCTGAGTTACAGCGAAGGTTTCCGCGCGCCGACCTTCAACGACCTGTACTACCCGGACTTCAGCAACCCGGATCTGAAACCGGAAACCTCGAAAAGCTACGAGCTGCAATGGCGCAGTCAGTTGACCGACAGCAGCCGTCTCGAGGCGTCGATTTACCGTACTGACCTGGAAGACGCGATCATCTTCGGCAGCAACTCACGTCCAGAGAACGTGGCTTCGGCACGAATCAATGGATTTGAAGCGGCACTGAAGCAGGAACTGTTCGACTGGCAGAGCAACCTTGGCGTTTCGATCATCGATCCGCGTGATCGTGATACCGGGCACACCTTGGCCCGACGTGCGCGGCGCACGTTGAGCTGGGATCTGGATCGACAGTTTGATCAAGTCAGCCTCGGCGCCAGTTGGCAGGCGGTCAGCAGCAGTTATGACGATAAGGACAATACGCAGGCGCTGGGCGGCTATGCGCTGTTCGGCTTACGCAGCGGCTGGGCGTTGAACCGCGAGATCAAGCTGGATCTGAAGGTCGATAACGTTTTCGACAAGGGCTACAGCCGGGCGAACTACAGCTATGACGGCAGCCAGTATGGCTATCGCGAAGAAGGTCGAGTGTGGATGTTTGGTGTCACCTGGACTCCCCAGCTTTGA
- a CDS encoding Fic family protein produces the protein MATHWIWQQPDWPDFNWQAERLTPLLRECVQAQGQLMGMAGSVGDSLGAQAELDALLQNIVTSSAIEGEQLNVGSVRSSLARRLGLELIDGDKVSQRSEGLAQLMLDATRRFVEPLTLERLLEWHQWLFPDQEADLTARSMHVGALRGDEPMQVVSGRIDRPTVHFEAPPRQGLEQQLDQFLQWFEASQHQTALDPMLRAGIAHFWFVTLHPFDDGNGRLTRTITDLALAQGEAQAIRFYAISASILDDRSGYYRILESSQKAALDITEWLSWFLQTLLRSLQQAITRIESVLGKTRFWQAHRESELSAEQVKVLNRLLDGGERGFEHCISAGQYQAVAKVSKATATRHLVELLEKGCLQRLPGGGRSTRYQINYPDRAAR, from the coding sequence ATGGCAACTCACTGGATCTGGCAGCAGCCCGATTGGCCCGACTTCAACTGGCAGGCAGAACGCCTGACACCGTTGTTGCGTGAGTGTGTGCAGGCGCAAGGTCAGTTGATGGGTATGGCCGGTTCGGTAGGTGACTCTTTGGGGGCTCAGGCCGAACTGGACGCCCTTTTGCAGAATATCGTGACGTCTTCGGCCATCGAAGGTGAGCAACTGAATGTCGGCTCCGTGCGGTCATCCTTGGCGCGACGTTTGGGCCTGGAGTTGATCGACGGCGATAAAGTCAGCCAACGCAGTGAAGGTCTGGCGCAACTCATGCTCGATGCCACCCGTCGATTTGTCGAACCGTTGACGCTGGAACGCTTGCTGGAATGGCACCAATGGCTGTTTCCCGATCAAGAGGCTGACCTTACTGCGCGCTCAATGCATGTGGGTGCGCTACGCGGTGACGAGCCAATGCAGGTGGTTTCGGGTCGCATTGATCGTCCAACGGTTCATTTCGAAGCCCCACCACGCCAAGGTCTTGAACAGCAGCTCGACCAGTTTCTCCAATGGTTCGAGGCCAGCCAGCATCAGACAGCACTGGACCCGATGCTTCGCGCGGGCATCGCCCACTTCTGGTTCGTCACCCTGCATCCGTTCGACGATGGTAACGGCCGTCTGACCCGCACCATCACTGATCTGGCGCTGGCACAGGGCGAAGCGCAAGCCATCCGTTTCTACGCCATATCGGCGAGCATTCTGGATGATCGTTCCGGCTACTACCGGATTCTGGAGTCCAGCCAGAAAGCCGCGCTGGATATCACCGAGTGGCTCTCTTGGTTCCTGCAAACCTTGCTACGCAGTCTGCAACAAGCCATCACCCGGATTGAAAGCGTGCTGGGCAAGACGCGTTTCTGGCAGGCACACCGCGAGTCCGAACTTTCGGCTGAGCAGGTCAAAGTGCTCAATCGCCTGCTCGATGGCGGCGAGCGGGGCTTTGAGCACTGCATCAGCGCCGGGCAATATCAAGCGGTGGCGAAAGTGTCGAAGGCCACGGCGACCCGACATCTTGTGGAGTTGCTGGAGAAAGGTTGCCTGCAACGCTTGCCGGGAGGTGGCCGTAGCACGCGCTACCAGATCAATTATCCGGACAGAGCAGCACGTTAA
- a CDS encoding cobalamin-binding protein has protein sequence MRRLWLALLLLAVSGPVLANLRVVSLAPSLSEIVVELDSADLLVGVLDAGERPAEIANVPSVGRYGQLDMEQLLSLQPDLLLLWPGSVGPAQRDQLKRLGIPTFVAEPHSFEQLITQIEAIAAQLGRPQRGVKRASELRKQLAELRQRYRRDVPLRVFYQVWDKPLYTVGGGQIISDALEVCGARNVFSDLSLPAPQVSIEAVLQRDPEVILASDRAQLNAWKAWPQVAAVTQGKLLLVTDKGLERPSGQMISATAKLCQLIAPDH, from the coding sequence ATGCGTCGTCTGTGGCTGGCGCTTCTGCTGCTGGCCGTCAGTGGCCCTGTGCTGGCGAACCTGCGGGTGGTCAGCCTCGCGCCGTCCCTTTCTGAAATTGTCGTTGAGCTGGATTCGGCTGACCTGCTGGTCGGCGTGCTGGATGCCGGGGAGCGTCCTGCTGAAATTGCCAACGTCCCCTCTGTCGGCCGCTATGGCCAACTCGACATGGAACAACTGCTGAGCCTCCAGCCTGATTTATTGTTGCTGTGGCCCGGCAGTGTCGGCCCTGCGCAGCGTGATCAGCTCAAGCGCTTGGGCATCCCGACCTTCGTCGCCGAACCGCATTCCTTTGAGCAACTCATTACCCAGATAGAAGCCATTGCCGCGCAATTGGGGCGACCTCAACGTGGGGTGAAACGGGCTTCGGAGTTGCGCAAACAACTCGCAGAGCTGCGCCAGCGCTATCGCCGGGACGTGCCGTTGCGGGTGTTTTATCAGGTGTGGGACAAGCCGCTGTACACCGTCGGTGGCGGGCAGATCATCAGTGATGCGCTGGAGGTATGCGGGGCGCGCAATGTGTTCAGCGATCTGAGTCTGCCGGCGCCGCAGGTGAGTATTGAGGCGGTGTTGCAGCGCGATCCTGAGGTGATTCTGGCGAGTGATCGGGCGCAGCTGAATGCGTGGAAGGCGTGGCCGCAGGTCGCCGCGGTGACGCAGGGGAAATTACTGCTGGTCACCGACAAAGGCCTTGAGCGCCCAAGCGGCCAGATGATCAGCGCCACCGCCAAACTCTGCCAATTGATCGCGCCGGACCACTGA
- a CDS encoding YfaP family protein, translating to MRSFLWLLIGLACAPALLAAPTAELSEPVGGWRYHGLLDRSENPQVAYPTPPIDRGIQRNRTMIQGQLKAIGDMRPPHSLAVNGNPLNLYTDDQGRFARPYAFGAGSNSVEVISAEGQSLKRVQFYEANNLRTPARIRLVLGWDDPKAELDLHIVTPDGQHAFWARPALSNGGGLDPDGVDGPGPEMFTMTAPLHGTYLVYVNYWGNFGNGGYNFEETSNQNEVITSQITLVLNENTVDEKRETFIVPLRAIGDLLLVKTFNY from the coding sequence ATGCGTTCATTTCTTTGGCTGCTGATCGGCCTGGCCTGCGCGCCCGCGCTGCTGGCGGCGCCGACGGCCGAGCTGTCGGAGCCAGTGGGCGGTTGGCGCTATCACGGCTTGCTCGACCGCAGCGAAAACCCGCAAGTCGCCTATCCGACGCCGCCGATCGATCGCGGCATCCAGCGCAATCGCACGATGATCCAGGGCCAGCTCAAGGCCATCGGCGATATGCGCCCGCCGCACAGTCTCGCCGTGAATGGCAATCCACTGAATCTGTACACCGACGACCAAGGCCGTTTCGCCCGGCCGTACGCGTTCGGCGCTGGCTCCAACAGCGTCGAAGTGATCAGCGCCGAAGGCCAGTCGCTCAAGCGCGTGCAATTTTATGAAGCAAACAATTTGCGCACGCCGGCGCGGATTCGTCTTGTCTTGGGATGGGACGATCCGAAAGCCGAGCTCGATCTGCACATTGTCACGCCTGACGGTCAGCATGCGTTCTGGGCTCGGCCAGCGCTGAGCAATGGCGGCGGTCTTGACCCGGATGGCGTTGATGGCCCGGGCCCGGAAATGTTCACCATGACCGCGCCGTTGCACGGCACCTATCTGGTTTACGTCAACTATTGGGGCAACTTCGGCAACGGCGGCTATAACTTCGAGGAGACCAGCAACCAGAACGAGGTGATCACCTCGCAAATCACGCTGGTGCTCAACGAAAACACCGTCGACGAAAAACGCGAAACGTTCATCGTACCCCTGCGGGCGATCGGTGATCTGCTGCTGGTCAAGACTTTCAACTATTAA
- the dxs gene encoding 1-deoxy-D-xylulose-5-phosphate synthase: MPTTFHEIPRKRPTTPLLDRANTPDGLRRLGEAELETLADELRLELLYTVGQTGGHFGAGLGVIELTIALHYVFDTPDDRLLWDVGHQAYPHKILTGRRERMGTLRQKDGIAAFPRRSESEYDTFGVGHSSTSISAALGMAIAARLQDSDRKAIAVIGDGALTAGMAFEALNHAPEVNANMLVILNDNDMSISRNVGGLSNYLAKILSSRTYASMREGSKKVLSRLPGAWEIARRTEEYAKGMLVPGTLFEELGWNYIGPIDGHDLPTLIATLRNMRDLKGPQFLHIVTKKGKGFAPAEVDPIGYHAITKLEPLDAPAAAPKKASGPKYSAVFGEWLCDMAAADPRLVGITPAMKEGSDLVAFSERFPLRYFDVAIAEQHAVTFAAGMACEGAKPVVAIYSTFLQRGYDQLVHDVAVQNLDVLFAIDRAGLVGEDGPTHAGSFDLSYLRCIPGMVIMTPSDENELRKMLTTGHLYNGPAAVRYPRGNGPNATIEKDLEPIEIGKGIVRRQGSKVALLVFGVQLSEALKVAEKLDATVVDMRFVKPLDEELVREIADSHELLVTIEENAIMGGAGGAVSEFLARENILKSMLHLGLPDIYVEHAKPAQMLAECGLDEAGIEASIRERLALLDK, encoded by the coding sequence ATGCCCACGACGTTTCATGAGATTCCCCGCAAGCGCCCGACCACGCCCCTGCTCGACCGCGCGAACACGCCGGACGGCCTGCGCCGGTTAGGCGAAGCCGAGCTGGAAACCCTGGCCGATGAGTTGCGCCTGGAATTGCTCTACACGGTCGGCCAGACCGGTGGGCATTTCGGTGCCGGCCTGGGCGTGATCGAGCTGACCATCGCGTTGCATTACGTCTTCGACACGCCGGACGACCGTCTGCTGTGGGACGTCGGGCATCAGGCGTATCCGCACAAGATCCTCACCGGTCGCCGCGAGCGCATGGGCACCCTGCGCCAGAAAGACGGCATCGCCGCTTTCCCGCGTCGCTCCGAGAGCGAGTACGACACCTTTGGCGTCGGCCACTCCAGCACCTCGATCAGCGCTGCGCTGGGCATGGCGATTGCCGCCCGCCTGCAGGACAGTGATCGCAAGGCGATTGCCGTAATCGGCGACGGCGCATTGACCGCCGGCATGGCTTTCGAAGCGCTGAACCACGCGCCGGAAGTGAACGCCAACATGCTGGTGATTCTCAACGACAACGACATGTCGATCTCGCGCAATGTCGGCGGTCTGTCGAACTATCTGGCGAAGATCCTTTCCAGCCGCACTTACGCGAGCATGCGCGAGGGCAGCAAGAAAGTCCTGTCGCGCCTGCCCGGCGCCTGGGAAATCGCCCGCCGCACCGAAGAATACGCCAAAGGCATGCTGGTCCCCGGCACGCTGTTCGAAGAGCTGGGCTGGAACTACATCGGCCCGATCGACGGCCACGACCTGCCAACCCTGATCGCCACGCTGCGCAACATGCGTGATTTGAAAGGCCCGCAGTTCCTGCACATCGTCACCAAGAAAGGCAAAGGCTTCGCCCCGGCGGAAGTCGACCCGATCGGTTACCACGCCATTACCAAGCTCGAACCACTGGACGCTCCGGCCGCCGCGCCAAAGAAAGCCAGCGGGCCGAAGTATTCGGCGGTGTTTGGCGAGTGGCTGTGCGACATGGCCGCCGCCGATCCACGTCTGGTCGGGATTACCCCGGCGATGAAGGAAGGCTCGGATCTGGTGGCGTTCAGCGAACGTTTTCCGTTGCGCTACTTCGACGTGGCGATTGCCGAGCAACACGCGGTAACGTTCGCTGCCGGCATGGCCTGTGAAGGCGCAAAACCGGTGGTGGCGATCTACTCGACGTTCCTCCAGCGTGGTTACGACCAACTGGTGCATGACGTCGCGGTGCAGAACCTCGACGTGCTGTTCGCCATCGACCGTGCAGGTTTAGTTGGCGAAGACGGACCGACCCACGCTGGCAGCTTCGATCTGTCGTATCTGCGTTGCATCCCGGGCATGGTCATCATGACCCCGAGCGATGAAAACGAACTGCGCAAGATGCTCACCACCGGCCACCTCTACAACGGCCCGGCGGCGGTGCGTTACCCGCGTGGCAATGGTCCGAATGCGACCATTGAGAAAGACCTCGAGCCGATCGAAATCGGCAAGGGCATCGTCCGTCGTCAGGGCAGCAAAGTCGCCTTGCTCGTGTTCGGTGTGCAACTGTCCGAAGCGCTGAAAGTCGCTGAAAAACTCGATGCCACCGTGGTCGACATGCGTTTCGTCAAACCGCTCGACGAAGAGCTGGTGCGCGAGATTGCCGACAGCCACGAATTGCTGGTGACCATCGAAGAGAACGCGATCATGGGCGGCGCCGGTGGCGCGGTCAGCGAGTTCCTCGCGCGCGAGAACATTCTCAAGTCGATGCTGCATCTGGGCTTGCCGGATATCTACGTTGAGCACGCCAAGCCTGCGCAAATGCTGGCCGAGTGCGGGCTGGATGAGGCCGGGATCGAAGCGTCGATTCGTGAGCGTCTGGCCTTACTCGACAAATAA
- a CDS encoding exodeoxyribonuclease VII small subunit, which yields MARKKAALDFEQSLADLQTLVERLENGELSLEDSLTAFEQGIGLTRDCQAALAQAEQKVQVLLERDGELAEEPFDAEQPE from the coding sequence ATGGCCCGCAAAAAAGCTGCACTGGATTTCGAACAGTCCCTCGCCGACCTGCAAACACTGGTCGAGCGTCTGGAGAACGGTGAATTGTCGCTGGAAGACTCGCTGACCGCTTTCGAGCAGGGCATCGGTCTGACCCGTGACTGCCAGGCAGCGCTGGCGCAGGCCGAGCAGAAAGTGCAAGTGCTGCTGGAGCGCGATGGCGAACTCGCCGAGGAACCCTTCGACGCGGAACAGCCAGAATGA
- a CDS encoding MFS transporter produces MTRGQVRRRLSVDWWKYLALALVPLFVLNALFGQGEGILPVLAMPFFIAGVASMFVSLKFFGRYKHALIATQKALDTPDEPAAWIALAARRRAAFLAAALPAWIGALAVFVGLEAVPLMLLALSTAVLFYLYRIPRQLG; encoded by the coding sequence GTGACTCGCGGTCAGGTGCGGCGCCGGTTGTCGGTCGATTGGTGGAAATACCTCGCGCTGGCGCTGGTGCCGTTGTTCGTGCTCAACGCGCTGTTTGGTCAGGGCGAAGGGATTCTGCCAGTACTGGCGATGCCGTTTTTCATTGCCGGCGTCGCATCGATGTTTGTCAGCCTGAAGTTTTTCGGTCGCTATAAACATGCGCTGATCGCCACGCAAAAAGCCCTCGATACCCCGGATGAACCTGCAGCGTGGATTGCCCTCGCAGCCCGTCGTCGTGCGGCTTTTCTCGCGGCAGCCTTGCCGGCGTGGATCGGCGCACTGGCGGTGTTTGTCGGTCTTGAAGCCGTACCGTTGATGCTGCTGGCGTTGTCCACGGCGGTGCTGTTTTATCTCTACCGTATCCCGCGTCAACTCGGCTGA
- a CDS encoding substrate-binding periplasmic protein yields the protein MARRWLALVVLALLSTVAGAQEAAPTPAVIHLASEDWEDYTAADGHGLGWDVLRKVFEPAGVKLDIRSVPYTRSVGLVQLKEVDALVGSYRDEAEQVLYPHWNFDSDHIYALGLASNPSPTQATLGKYRLAWVRGYRYENYLPNIKRYNQIQRRTGILSMLKQGRADYYIDALTEIEAVLKTAADPALYRYSHLIELPLFLGFADTPQARALMALYDQRMEQLVKSGELKPIFEKWKQPYPFNPN from the coding sequence ATGGCTCGACGCTGGTTGGCGTTAGTGGTTTTGGCTTTGCTGAGTACCGTGGCCGGTGCGCAGGAAGCTGCGCCGACGCCGGCGGTCATCCATCTGGCCAGCGAAGACTGGGAAGACTACACCGCCGCCGACGGCCATGGCCTTGGCTGGGACGTGTTGCGCAAAGTGTTCGAACCGGCCGGAGTAAAGCTGGATATCCGTAGCGTGCCATACACCCGTTCGGTCGGGCTGGTGCAGTTGAAGGAAGTCGACGCGCTGGTCGGTTCCTATCGCGACGAAGCCGAGCAGGTCTTGTATCCACACTGGAACTTCGATTCCGACCACATCTACGCGTTGGGTCTGGCGAGCAATCCATCGCCGACGCAGGCGACGCTGGGCAAATATCGTCTGGCCTGGGTGCGCGGTTATCGCTACGAAAACTACCTGCCGAATATCAAGCGTTACAACCAGATCCAACGGCGCACCGGCATTTTATCGATGCTCAAGCAGGGGCGGGCGGATTACTACATCGATGCGTTGACCGAGATCGAGGCCGTGCTCAAAACCGCAGCAGATCCGGCGCTGTATCGCTATTCACACCTGATCGAGCTGCCGTTGTTTCTCGGCTTTGCCGACACGCCACAGGCGCGAGCGCTGATGGCGCTGTATGACCAGCGTATGGAGCAGTTGGTGAAGAGCGGCGAGTTGAAGCCAATCTTCGAGAAGTGGAAGCAGCCGTATCCCTTCAACCCGAATTGA
- the ribA gene encoding GTP cyclohydrolase II, whose product MPVVFVAASKLPTPFAQFTMHGFLDEATGREHVVLSLGEIADGAPVLGRLHSECLTGDALFSQRCDCGSQLEGALKAIAREGRGVLLYLRQEGRGIGLLNKIRAYELQDGGADTVEANERLGFAADQRDYAMCLPMLEHLGVKSLRLMTNNPRKVKALTDMGITVAERVPLHTGHNPHNKLYLATKASKLDHMMGNEHQGEVDRA is encoded by the coding sequence GTGCCTGTCGTCTTTGTCGCCGCTTCCAAGCTGCCAACGCCTTTTGCGCAATTCACCATGCACGGTTTTCTCGATGAAGCCACCGGCCGCGAGCACGTCGTGCTGAGCCTGGGTGAAATTGCCGACGGCGCCCCGGTTCTCGGCCGTTTGCACTCCGAATGCCTGACCGGCGACGCCTTGTTCAGCCAGCGCTGCGACTGCGGCTCGCAACTGGAAGGCGCGCTCAAAGCCATCGCCCGTGAAGGCCGTGGCGTATTGCTTTACCTGCGTCAGGAAGGTCGCGGTATTGGTCTGCTGAACAAGATCCGTGCCTACGAATTGCAGGACGGCGGTGCCGACACCGTTGAAGCCAACGAGCGTCTGGGCTTTGCCGCTGACCAGCGCGACTACGCGATGTGCCTGCCGATGCTTGAACATCTGGGCGTGAAATCCCTGCGTCTGATGACCAACAACCCGCGCAAGGTCAAAGCCTTGACCGACATGGGCATCACCGTCGCCGAGCGCGTGCCGCTGCACACCGGACACAACCCGCACAACAAGCTCTACCTGGCGACCAAGGCCAGCAAGCTCGACCACATGATGGGCAATGAGCATCAGGGCGAGGTTGATCGCGCGTGA
- a CDS encoding phosphatidylglycerophosphatase A family protein, giving the protein MTDHPKQVPAEFVPPSVWRNPWHFLAFGFGSGTLPKAPGTWGSLVALPFIPLWQMLPDWGYWLMLGITMLFGFWLCGKVADDLRVHDHEGIVWDEMVGMWITLWLVPEGWYWLLAGFLVFRFFDILKPWPIRWIDRHVHGGVGIMLDDVLAGVFAWLAMQGLVWVFA; this is encoded by the coding sequence GTGACAGATCACCCGAAACAGGTTCCGGCCGAATTCGTTCCGCCGTCGGTCTGGCGCAATCCCTGGCATTTTCTTGCGTTCGGCTTCGGTTCCGGCACCTTGCCCAAGGCGCCGGGCACGTGGGGCTCGCTGGTTGCGCTACCCTTTATTCCGTTGTGGCAAATGTTGCCCGACTGGGGTTACTGGCTGATGCTCGGGATCACCATGCTGTTCGGCTTCTGGCTGTGCGGCAAAGTCGCCGACGATCTGCGGGTACATGACCACGAAGGCATCGTCTGGGACGAAATGGTCGGGATGTGGATCACCCTGTGGCTGGTGCCGGAAGGCTGGTACTGGTTGCTCGCGGGTTTCCTCGTATTCCGTTTCTTCGACATTCTCAAGCCATGGCCGATCCGCTGGATCGACCGGCACGTGCATGGCGGCGTCGGCATCATGCTCGACGACGTGCTGGCCGGTGTATTTGCCTGGCTGGCCATGCAGGGTCTGGTGTGGGTTTTCGCCTGA
- the ispA gene encoding (2E,6E)-farnesyl diphosphate synthase — translation MIAAYTASSQTRVNAALETLFNAPLPELARLYEAMRYSVMNGGKRVRPLLAYAACEALGGKAEQANGAACAVELIHAYSLVHDDLPAMDDDDLRRGQPTTHKKFDEACAILAGDGLQSLAFSALLDPRLSDCSSDIRLQMVTALANAAGPAGMVGGQAIDLGSVGLKLDQKALEQMHRHKTGALIEVSVKLGALASGRAEQDELRALQTYAQAIGLAFQVQDDILDVESDTETLGKRQGADIARDKPTYPALLGLDAAKAYALELRDQALHALRPFDAAAEPLRELARYIVERRN, via the coding sequence ATGATTGCGGCGTATACGGCGAGCAGCCAGACCCGGGTCAACGCAGCGCTGGAAACCCTGTTCAATGCGCCGCTGCCGGAGCTGGCGCGGCTTTACGAAGCCATGCGCTACAGCGTGATGAACGGCGGCAAACGCGTGCGACCGCTGCTCGCCTACGCGGCGTGCGAAGCGCTCGGTGGCAAGGCTGAACAAGCCAACGGCGCGGCCTGCGCGGTTGAGCTGATCCACGCTTATTCGCTGGTTCACGATGATTTGCCGGCGATGGACGACGACGATTTGCGTCGCGGCCAGCCGACCACCCACAAGAAATTCGACGAAGCCTGCGCGATTCTTGCCGGTGATGGTTTGCAGAGCCTGGCTTTCAGTGCCCTGCTCGACCCGCGCCTGAGCGATTGCAGCAGTGACATCCGCCTGCAAATGGTCACCGCGCTGGCTAATGCCGCAGGCCCGGCAGGCATGGTCGGCGGTCAAGCCATCGACCTCGGCTCGGTCGGCCTCAAACTCGATCAGAAAGCCCTCGAACAGATGCACCGGCACAAGACCGGCGCACTGATCGAAGTCAGCGTCAAACTCGGTGCTCTGGCCAGCGGCCGTGCCGAGCAGGATGAACTCCGTGCCCTGCAGACTTATGCACAGGCCATCGGCCTGGCCTTTCAGGTGCAGGACGACATCCTCGACGTCGAAAGCGATACCGAAACCCTCGGTAAACGCCAGGGCGCCGACATTGCCCGCGACAAACCGACCTACCCGGCGCTGCTCGGTCTCGACGCTGCCAAGGCTTACGCGCTGGAACTGCGCGATCAGGCCCTGCACGCCCTGCGACCGTTTGACGCGGCGGCCGAGCCCTTGCGCGAGCTGGCCCGGTATATCGTCGAGCGGCGCAACTGA